Part of the Tolypothrix sp. PCC 7910 genome, CCCAGCCATTGGGCGCAATCCGGCTTTGATAATACTTTGCACAGCTTCGGTGAGGGAACTGCGAGTATTTTGAAACTTCTTCGTCAGTTGTAAGCTATCTTCATCTGGTGTTTCAATTCCTAAAAATACCGCCGCAAAACCAGATTCCACCATCAATTCCATCAATTCTGGATCTTGTGCTAAATCAATAGAAGCTTCGGTATCAAAGCGGAAGGGATATTGATGTTCTTGCATCCAAACTTTTAACTCTTTCAGCAACAATTTCACATTGCGTTTGTTGCCAATAAAGTTGTCATCGACCATGAACACACCCCGCCGCCAACCCAACTCATAGAGATAATCCAACTCTGCTAACAATTGGGCCGGGGTTTTAGTACGTGGTTTGCGACCATAGAGAACAATAATGTCACAGAATTCGCATTGGAAAGGACAACCCCGCGAAAACTGCACAGACATCATGTCGTAAGCATTAAATTCTAATAAATCAAAGCGGGGTACTGGTGTGCTTGTCACATCTGGTTTTTCCGCAGTGCGGAAAGTACCAGATGTTTCGCCCCGTTGAATCGCCTCAACGAACATGGGTAAGGTGATTTCCCCTTCATCGAGGATCAGAAAATCTGCGCCCACGTTTTGCACTTCATGGGGTGTTGAGGTGGGGTAGGGGCCGCCCACAGCGACTAACTTACCACGCCGCTTGGCTTCTTGGATTTGGTCTAGCAAGTCCTGTTTCTGGACAATCATGGCGGAGAAAATGATGACATCAGCCCAAGCCCATTCGGCTTCGGTAACTGGGCGGATGTTGCGATCTACCAGCTTATATTCCCATTCTTGAGGAAGAATTGCCGCCACTGTCACTAAACCTAAAGGTGGTAACAAAACCTTGCGATCGACTAAATCCAAAATTTTTTCGTATGACCAAAAGGTTTTGGGAAATATTGGATATACCAGCAGGACTCGCATACAGTATCAATCCTCACACTTTGATTGTTATTTCACTTTAACGAAAATTAAGAGTCTTTGACTTTTTATATCAGCAGGTTCATCTGTTGACTAATCTTTTTTTTGATTCCAAATGAAAGCAATGCCTG contains:
- a CDS encoding B12-binding domain-containing radical SAM protein, translating into MRVLLVYPIFPKTFWSYEKILDLVDRKVLLPPLGLVTVAAILPQEWEYKLVDRNIRPVTEAEWAWADVIIFSAMIVQKQDLLDQIQEAKRRGKLVAVGGPYPTSTPHEVQNVGADFLILDEGEITLPMFVEAIQRGETSGTFRTAEKPDVTSTPVPRFDLLEFNAYDMMSVQFSRGCPFQCEFCDIIVLYGRKPRTKTPAQLLAELDYLYELGWRRGVFMVDDNFIGNKRNVKLLLKELKVWMQEHQYPFRFDTEASIDLAQDPELMELMVESGFAAVFLGIETPDEDSLQLTKKFQNTRSSLTEAVQSIIKAGLRPMAGFIIGFDGEKAGAGDRIVRFAEQAAIPSTTFAMLQALPNTALWHRLKKEGRLRENKDGNINQTTLMNFVATRPLEDIAREYIEAFCALYDPVKYLDRTYRCFLMMGAPTWKAPFKWPELVVIKALLIVIWRQGIKRETRWKFWHHLFSIIKRNPGVAEHYLSACAHNEHFLEYRQIVRDQIESQLAEYLAQGAEKPYVPPVKEKAEAGVS